The proteins below are encoded in one region of Pseudonocardia sp. DSM 110487:
- a CDS encoding MarR family winged helix-turn-helix transcriptional regulator, with the protein MTTPDAQAVAERQLCGLVNGLAGRISAHVRERAVKLGLTAAQATALRELTGPMTMSELADRMDCEPSNATVVVDRLEGQGLLERRPHPSDRRAKRLILTPAGIELRVRLLELLGEESPLAGLTQKEQAVLHDLLQRAVSHST; encoded by the coding sequence GTGACCACTCCGGATGCGCAGGCCGTCGCAGAGCGGCAGCTCTGCGGGCTGGTGAACGGGCTGGCCGGCCGGATCAGCGCGCACGTCCGGGAGCGCGCGGTGAAGCTGGGGCTCACCGCCGCCCAGGCCACCGCGCTGCGCGAGCTGACGGGGCCGATGACCATGTCCGAGCTCGCCGACCGGATGGACTGTGAGCCGTCGAACGCCACGGTCGTGGTCGACCGGCTCGAGGGCCAGGGGCTGCTCGAACGTCGTCCCCATCCCTCCGATCGCCGCGCCAAGCGGCTGATCCTCACCCCCGCCGGTATCGAGCTCCGGGTGCGGCTCCTCGAGTTGCTCGGCGAGGAGTCGCCCCTCGCCGGCCTGACCCAGAAGGAGCAGGCGGTGCTGCACGACTTGCTGCAGCGGGCCGTCTCGCACAGCACTTGA
- a CDS encoding VOC family protein → MPSATVIPALPCRALDDSLPFYRALGFEVPYRQERPNPYAVVRRQDIELHLFGVPEFEPAESMHTVIVLVPDTGALHAAFAAGLREAFGKVPVSGIPRMTRPRRMQGTRGGFMVVDPGGNWLRISRQRTESDADLDGGPQDRPTEEEGRLARVVAAAARQADSHGDDAAGIRMLEIGLTRHSDAPPVQRVPALVYLAELHVRTGDRDAAAAVLAQIEALELSAADRATLSADLAVAAELLNS, encoded by the coding sequence GTGCCCTCCGCGACGGTGATCCCCGCCCTGCCCTGCCGCGCCCTCGACGATTCCCTGCCCTTCTACCGCGCCCTCGGGTTCGAGGTGCCCTACCGCCAGGAGCGGCCCAACCCCTACGCCGTCGTCCGCCGGCAGGACATCGAGCTGCACCTCTTCGGGGTCCCCGAGTTCGAACCCGCCGAGTCGATGCACACCGTGATCGTGCTCGTTCCCGACACCGGAGCCCTGCACGCGGCGTTCGCGGCGGGCCTGCGCGAGGCGTTCGGGAAGGTGCCCGTGTCCGGCATCCCGCGGATGACGCGGCCGCGTCGGATGCAGGGCACCCGCGGCGGCTTCATGGTGGTCGATCCGGGTGGGAACTGGCTGCGGATCAGCCGGCAGCGCACCGAGTCCGACGCAGACCTCGACGGTGGGCCACAGGACAGGCCGACCGAGGAAGAAGGCCGATTGGCCCGGGTCGTCGCCGCGGCGGCGCGCCAGGCCGACTCGCACGGGGATGACGCGGCCGGGATCCGGATGCTCGAGATCGGCCTCACCCGCCACTCCGACGCCCCACCCGTCCAACGGGTTCCGGCACTCGTCTACCTCGCCGAACTGCACGTCCGCACCGGCGACCGCGACGCCGCGGCCGCGGTGCTCGCGCAGATCGAAGCGCTGGAGCTGTCCGCGGCGGACCGCGCGACCCTCTCCGCCGATCTCGCGGTCGCCGCCGAGCTGCTGAACAGCTGA
- a CDS encoding TetR/AcrR family transcriptional regulator, translated as MEFAGRGDPARTMALLWEGVPAPRRGPRQRFELPRLVDAAIAEADRAGPAALSMRALAQALGIGPATLYTYVPGKAELLELMVDRVAATQPLPVADAGWRAGLRDMASTDLAAYRAHPWLLQVATSRTVFGPHVIARYDAALALLDGTGLAGIEIAGCVAAVEAHTRGAGAAVVEAEQAPVATGSSDDEWWEGRAPLLAERMDGRFPRLAALEAAGAFGVSDTTLPYTLQRALDRFAYGLELVLDAVGARIGGANGTSART; from the coding sequence ATGGAGTTCGCGGGGCGCGGCGATCCCGCGCGCACGATGGCGCTGCTCTGGGAGGGCGTGCCAGCACCCCGGCGCGGGCCCCGGCAGCGCTTCGAGCTCCCGCGGCTCGTCGACGCCGCGATCGCCGAGGCCGACCGGGCGGGCCCGGCGGCCCTGTCGATGCGCGCGCTCGCGCAGGCGCTCGGGATCGGCCCCGCGACCCTGTACACGTACGTGCCGGGAAAGGCCGAGCTGCTGGAGCTGATGGTCGACCGCGTCGCGGCCACGCAGCCCCTGCCCGTCGCGGACGCCGGATGGCGCGCCGGGCTGCGCGACATGGCGAGCACCGACCTCGCCGCGTACCGGGCGCATCCCTGGCTGCTGCAGGTCGCGACCTCGCGCACCGTCTTCGGGCCGCACGTCATCGCCCGCTACGACGCCGCCCTTGCCCTGCTCGACGGAACGGGGCTCGCGGGGATCGAGATCGCGGGCTGTGTCGCGGCGGTCGAGGCGCACACCCGCGGCGCGGGTGCCGCGGTGGTCGAGGCCGAACAGGCGCCCGTCGCCACCGGGAGCAGCGACGACGAGTGGTGGGAGGGTCGCGCCCCGCTGCTGGCCGAACGCATGGACGGGCGCTTCCCGCGCCTCGCCGCGCTGGAGGCGGCGGGGGCCTTCGGGGTGTCGGACACCACGCTGCCGTACACGCTGCAGCGCGCGCTCGACCGGTTCGCCTACGGGCTCGAACTCGTGCTCGACGCGGTAGGCGCCCGCATCGGTGGAGCGAACGGCACATCTGCTCGCACCTAG
- a CDS encoding helix-turn-helix domain-containing protein encodes MQSSEDVATAVGRNVRALRQQRRMTIDALATAAGVSRGTVIQIETSRGNPSIATLAALAAALRVGVTSLIEDASEPRVTVRRAAEAATLWSSAAGSNAVFRIGTDPPDVVELWDWTLQPGDGFDGEAHPMGTQEVLSVLSGRLGLRVGATEQHLDTGDTVLFQAHAPHRYSGIGDGPVRFVMVVLQPGDAGLVPPTSIAEAELPLS; translated from the coding sequence ATGCAGTCCTCGGAGGACGTGGCCACGGCCGTCGGCCGCAACGTGCGTGCACTGCGCCAACAGCGGCGGATGACGATCGACGCGCTGGCCACCGCGGCAGGCGTGAGCCGCGGCACCGTCATCCAGATCGAGACCTCGCGCGGCAACCCGAGCATCGCCACCCTCGCCGCGCTCGCCGCCGCCTTGCGCGTCGGCGTCACCTCGCTCATCGAGGACGCGAGCGAGCCGCGCGTCACCGTCCGTCGCGCCGCGGAGGCCGCCACGCTGTGGAGCAGCGCGGCAGGCAGCAACGCGGTGTTCCGGATCGGCACCGACCCGCCGGACGTCGTCGAGCTGTGGGACTGGACGCTGCAGCCCGGCGACGGCTTCGACGGCGAGGCCCACCCGATGGGCACGCAGGAGGTGCTCTCGGTGCTGTCGGGCCGGCTGGGCCTGCGCGTCGGCGCCACCGAACAGCACCTGGACACCGGCGACACCGTGCTGTTCCAGGCCCACGCGCCGCACCGCTACTCGGGCATCGGCGACGGGCCCGTCCGGTTCGTCATGGTGGTGCTGCAGCCCGGCGACGCCGGCCTCGTGCCCCCGACCAGCATCGCCGAGGCCGAGTTGCCGCTCTCTTAA
- a CDS encoding EamA family transporter, producing MSVPFALPAAVTYGIADFAGGLAARRASVLVVTVVAQAAGLLSLLLVIGLVTGRPSPAAFGVGALAGLAGVSGLLLYLKALAVGPMGVVAPLSAVVSAGLPLAVGLVGGERLGPVAVLAVAVALVAILLATTGTRNDRAASTGVLLGLAAGVGFGMFFVGIDAAPDDSGLWPLLAGRIASVALLTGLVLRHHLPLPTRTRAATLAPATGESSIPARGDDRLGARGPLLLMVVSGVFDTLANVLFLVATRLGELGISAVVVSLYPVVVVLLARVVLGERLTRTQLLSAGLALTASALLAAS from the coding sequence ATGTCCGTCCCGTTCGCCCTGCCCGCCGCCGTCACGTACGGCATCGCCGACTTCGCAGGCGGGCTGGCGGCGCGACGAGCATCGGTGCTCGTCGTCACGGTCGTCGCGCAGGCCGCTGGGCTGCTGAGCCTGCTGCTCGTGATCGGGCTCGTCACGGGGCGGCCGTCGCCCGCCGCGTTCGGGGTCGGTGCGCTCGCGGGCCTCGCCGGGGTGTCCGGCCTGCTGCTGTACCTCAAGGCGCTCGCCGTCGGGCCGATGGGCGTGGTCGCCCCGCTGTCGGCGGTGGTCAGCGCGGGGCTCCCGCTCGCGGTGGGGCTCGTGGGCGGGGAGCGGCTCGGGCCGGTGGCTGTGCTCGCCGTTGCCGTCGCGCTCGTGGCGATCCTGCTGGCCACCACGGGCACCCGGAACGACCGGGCCGCCAGCACCGGCGTGCTGCTGGGCCTGGCCGCGGGAGTGGGTTTCGGCATGTTCTTCGTCGGGATCGACGCCGCGCCGGACGACTCGGGGCTGTGGCCACTGCTCGCCGGCCGGATCGCCTCGGTGGCGCTGCTCACCGGCCTCGTCCTCCGGCACCACCTGCCCCTGCCCACCCGCACGCGGGCCGCGACCCTCGCACCGGCCACTGGCGAGTCCAGCATCCCGGCACGGGGAGACGACCGCCTCGGCGCACGTGGCCCGCTGCTGCTCATGGTGGTGAGCGGCGTGTTCGACACCCTCGCGAACGTGCTGTTCCTCGTGGCCACGCGCCTCGGCGAACTGGGGATCAGCGCCGTGGTGGTGTCGCTCTACCCCGTGGTGGTCGTGCTGCTGGCCCGCGTCGTGCTCGGCGAGCGCCTCACCCGCACCCAGCTGCTGAGCGCAGGCCTCGCCCTGACCGCGAGCGCCTTGCTGGCCGCGTCGTGA
- a CDS encoding dolichyl-phosphate-mannose--protein mannosyltransferase — MVIRAVEGLRTRAASSDRPVAGVEPLGVSPEALPRPLDPTAVLGPPLPTDRLRSWIVTIALTLVAGVVRFTGLGYPTDGGTPVFDEKHYVPQAWQMLRNGGVEDNPGYELVVHPPLGKQLIALGELLFGYDGFGWRAASALAGTLTVLLIIRIARRLTGSTLLGGIAGILLICDGLSHVQSRMGMLDSISAFFVLAPFAALLCDRDDVRARMAVVVTEGRVGDTPYGPRLGVRWWRLLAGALLGWGCAVKWSESYWVAGFALLVLLFDAGARRAAGVRRPWVGTLRRDLGPAVWALAVVPLLAYLSAWWGWFRSETGTDRYAVGIEVGTGGPWSFLPDALRSLWYYSSKVLEFHAGLTTEASGVHPWESKPWTWPMGLRPMLYYYASGDHVTGCGRSDCISAVMLIGTPALWWPAVPVLGFALWRLLTRNDWRSGAVLLAYAAGILPWFANMSRQMYYFYMAPLAPFLVLATVLAMGVVLGPAGAGRERRQTGLLVVGLWTGLVVANFAWLWPILMGVPITPEMWDTQLWLPSWRQ; from the coding sequence ATGGTCATCCGGGCGGTCGAGGGCTTGCGCACCCGGGCAGCCTCGAGCGACCGGCCCGTAGCGGGCGTCGAGCCGCTGGGGGTGAGCCCGGAGGCACTCCCGCGCCCGCTCGACCCCACTGCCGTGCTCGGGCCCCCGCTACCCACCGACCGCCTGCGCAGCTGGATCGTCACGATCGCCCTCACGCTGGTCGCGGGCGTCGTGCGCTTCACGGGACTCGGCTATCCGACCGACGGCGGCACCCCCGTCTTCGACGAGAAGCACTACGTGCCGCAGGCGTGGCAGATGCTGCGCAACGGCGGTGTGGAGGACAACCCGGGCTACGAGCTCGTGGTGCACCCGCCGCTCGGCAAGCAGCTGATCGCGCTGGGCGAGCTGCTGTTCGGCTACGACGGCTTCGGCTGGCGCGCCGCGTCGGCACTGGCAGGCACGCTCACGGTGCTGCTGATCATCCGGATCGCGCGGAGGCTCACCGGCTCCACCTTGCTCGGCGGGATCGCCGGCATCCTGCTGATCTGCGACGGCCTCTCGCACGTGCAGTCGCGGATGGGGATGCTCGACAGCATCTCGGCGTTCTTCGTGCTCGCCCCGTTCGCCGCCCTGCTCTGCGACCGCGACGACGTGCGCGCGCGCATGGCGGTAGTGGTGACGGAGGGCCGGGTCGGCGACACCCCCTACGGGCCGCGCCTCGGCGTGCGGTGGTGGCGACTGCTCGCCGGCGCACTGCTCGGCTGGGGCTGCGCCGTCAAGTGGTCGGAGTCGTACTGGGTGGCGGGCTTCGCGCTGCTGGTCCTGCTCTTCGACGCCGGCGCCCGGCGGGCGGCCGGGGTCCGCAGGCCGTGGGTCGGCACCCTGCGCCGCGACCTCGGGCCAGCCGTGTGGGCCCTCGCCGTCGTCCCGTTGCTCGCGTACCTGTCGGCGTGGTGGGGCTGGTTCCGCAGCGAGACGGGCACCGACCGGTACGCCGTCGGCATCGAAGTGGGCACCGGCGGGCCGTGGTCGTTCCTGCCCGACGCCCTGCGCTCGCTCTGGTACTACAGCAGCAAGGTGCTGGAGTTCCACGCCGGCCTCACCACCGAGGCCAGCGGGGTGCACCCGTGGGAGTCGAAGCCGTGGACGTGGCCGATGGGGCTGCGCCCGATGCTCTACTACTACGCGTCCGGCGACCACGTCACGGGATGCGGCCGCAGCGACTGCATCAGCGCCGTCATGCTCATCGGCACCCCGGCGTTGTGGTGGCCGGCGGTCCCCGTGCTCGGCTTCGCCCTGTGGCGGCTGCTCACGCGCAACGATTGGCGCTCCGGCGCGGTGCTACTCGCGTACGCCGCGGGCATCCTGCCGTGGTTCGCCAACATGTCCCGCCAGATGTACTACTTCTACATGGCGCCGCTGGCGCCGTTCCTCGTGCTCGCCACGGTGCTGGCGATGGGTGTCGTGCTCGGGCCGGCAGGCGCCGGGCGGGAGCGGCGCCAGACCGGCCTGCTGGTCGTCGGGCTCTGGACCGGCCTCGTCGTCGCCAACTTCGCCTGGCTGTGGCCGATCCTGATGGGCGTGCCGATCACACCGGAGATGTGGGACACGCAGCTGTGGCTGCCGTCATGGCGCCAGTGA
- the rsmI gene encoding 16S rRNA (cytidine(1402)-2'-O)-methyltransferase, which yields MSSGSGPGLLVLAATPLGDARDASPRLRDAMATADVVAAEDTRRLRSLAAALGVAVTGRVISHYDAVEVARLPRLLDDVRAGRTVLVVTDAGMPAVSDPGYRLVAAAAEAGLPVTCLPGPSAVTTALVLSGLPAEKFCFEGFAPRRDGERRRWLAGLAAEPRAVVFFESPHRLAETLATAVDVLGADRAAAVCRELTKVYEEVLRGPLAELAQWAAEGPVRGEITVVLAGAAPSEVPTVESLVGAVEERVADGERLKDAVAAVAEATGVKKRELYAAALATRSS from the coding sequence GTGTCCTCTGGTTCAGGTCCTGGTCTGCTGGTACTCGCGGCAACCCCGCTCGGCGACGCCCGCGACGCATCCCCGCGCCTGCGCGACGCGATGGCCACGGCGGATGTCGTCGCCGCGGAGGACACCCGCAGGCTGCGCTCGCTCGCTGCGGCGCTCGGCGTTGCGGTGACCGGCCGGGTGATCAGCCACTACGACGCGGTGGAGGTCGCCCGGCTGCCGCGGCTGCTCGACGACGTGCGGGCGGGGCGGACCGTCCTCGTCGTGACCGATGCCGGGATGCCCGCCGTGTCCGACCCGGGGTACCGGCTGGTCGCCGCCGCGGCGGAGGCCGGTCTCCCGGTGACGTGCCTGCCCGGCCCATCGGCCGTGACCACGGCGCTCGTGCTCTCCGGGCTGCCGGCCGAGAAGTTCTGCTTCGAGGGATTCGCACCGCGCCGCGACGGCGAGCGGAGGCGCTGGCTCGCGGGCCTCGCCGCCGAACCGCGGGCGGTGGTGTTCTTCGAGTCGCCCCACCGGCTCGCCGAGACCCTCGCTACCGCCGTCGACGTGCTGGGCGCCGACCGCGCGGCCGCGGTGTGCCGTGAGCTGACCAAGGTGTACGAGGAGGTGCTGCGCGGGCCGCTCGCCGAGCTCGCGCAGTGGGCGGCCGAGGGTCCGGTGCGTGGCGAGATCACCGTGGTGCTGGCCGGGGCGGCGCCGTCCGAGGTGCCCACTGTGGAGTCACTGGTGGGTGCCGTGGAGGAGCGGGTGGCCGACGGCGAGCGGCTGAAGGACGCCGTCGCCGCCGTGGCGGAAGCCACCGGCGTCAAGAAGCGCGAGCTGTACGCGGCGGCGCTGGCCACCCGATCCTCGTGA
- a CDS encoding aldo/keto reductase codes for MSLTTAELGTTGMALTRVGFGAWAIGGGGWAAAWGPQDDDESVAAIHHAIASGINWIDTAAVYGLGHSEEVVGRALAAIPADQRPYVFTKCGLVWDDADRTAKPRRVGDPAIVRRDVESSLRRLGVERIDLYQVHWPAEDGTSLEEYWQVMVDLRTEGKVRAIGLSNHDVDQLQVAEKIGHVDSLQPPFSAIKRGAARELAWCHENGTGAIVYSPMQSGLLTGAFTAERVAALPADDWRRGGPEFTTHLERNLALSAALEPIAQRHGVSRGAVAVAWTLAWPGVTGAIVGARRPEQIDGWIAANDVTLTAEDLTEIAEAITRTGAGEGPTRP; via the coding sequence GTGTCACTCACGACAGCCGAGCTGGGTACGACGGGCATGGCGCTGACTCGGGTCGGGTTCGGGGCCTGGGCGATCGGGGGCGGTGGCTGGGCAGCCGCGTGGGGCCCGCAGGACGACGACGAGTCGGTGGCGGCGATCCACCACGCGATCGCATCGGGCATCAACTGGATCGACACCGCGGCGGTATACGGCCTCGGGCACTCCGAGGAGGTCGTCGGACGGGCTCTGGCGGCGATTCCCGCAGATCAGCGGCCGTACGTGTTCACCAAGTGCGGGCTCGTCTGGGACGACGCCGACCGCACCGCGAAGCCGCGCCGGGTGGGGGACCCGGCCATCGTGCGCCGCGACGTGGAGTCCTCCCTGCGACGGCTGGGTGTCGAGCGGATCGACCTCTACCAGGTGCACTGGCCCGCCGAGGACGGCACGTCGCTCGAGGAGTACTGGCAGGTCATGGTCGACCTGCGCACCGAGGGCAAGGTGCGGGCGATCGGGCTGTCGAACCACGACGTCGACCAGCTCCAGGTGGCGGAGAAGATCGGCCACGTCGACTCGCTTCAGCCGCCGTTCTCGGCGATCAAGCGCGGCGCGGCGCGGGAGCTCGCGTGGTGCCACGAGAACGGCACCGGTGCGATCGTCTACTCCCCCATGCAGTCCGGCCTGCTGACCGGCGCGTTCACCGCGGAGCGGGTGGCCGCGCTGCCCGCCGACGACTGGCGCCGGGGCGGCCCCGAGTTCACCACGCACCTCGAGCGCAACCTCGCCCTCTCGGCCGCCCTCGAGCCGATCGCGCAGCGCCACGGGGTGTCGCGCGGCGCCGTCGCCGTGGCCTGGACGCTCGCGTGGCCGGGTGTCACGGGTGCGATCGTCGGCGCCCGCAGGCCCGAGCAGATCGACGGCTGGATCGCGGCGAACGACGTGACGCTCACCGCGGAGGACCTGACGGAGATCGCAGAGGCGATCACCCGCACGGGGGCCGGGGAAGGTCCCACCCGGCCGTGA
- a CDS encoding LysR family transcriptional regulator: protein MELRQLEYFVAVAEERHFTRAARRALVSQSGLSASIRALERELGTPLFVRSTRHVELTEVGRAVLVDARRALAGAAAARDAAAAVRGLLRGTVVVGTEQCITGVDVPAVLAAFRAEHPGVDVRLRHEGSLALLEQIPASRVDVAFVAVTGPVPEGVRLFPVARSPMVLLCHPEHKAAAGEPTWADLGAHVFVDFPPDWSIRQLGDRAFAQAGQRREVELEVNDVHGLVDLVHHKLGVAIVPESVARKKSAAGLAVRPLPGGVAIDWEVAVAIGAGERAGPAALELCRIARAL, encoded by the coding sequence GTGGAGTTGCGGCAGCTCGAGTACTTCGTCGCGGTCGCCGAGGAACGGCACTTCACGCGGGCGGCGCGGCGCGCGTTGGTGTCGCAGTCGGGACTGTCGGCGTCGATCCGGGCGCTCGAACGCGAGCTCGGCACGCCCCTGTTCGTGCGGTCGACGCGCCACGTGGAGCTCACCGAGGTCGGGCGCGCCGTGCTCGTCGACGCGCGGCGCGCACTCGCCGGTGCTGCCGCGGCCCGCGACGCCGCTGCGGCGGTGCGGGGCCTGCTGCGCGGCACGGTCGTCGTGGGCACCGAGCAGTGCATCACCGGCGTCGACGTCCCCGCGGTGCTCGCGGCGTTCCGCGCCGAGCATCCGGGGGTGGACGTCCGGCTGCGCCACGAAGGCTCGCTCGCCCTGTTGGAGCAGATCCCGGCGAGCCGGGTCGACGTCGCGTTCGTCGCGGTCACCGGCCCGGTCCCGGAGGGGGTGCGGCTGTTCCCGGTGGCCCGCAGCCCGATGGTGCTGCTGTGCCACCCGGAGCACAAGGCGGCGGCCGGCGAGCCGACGTGGGCCGACCTCGGCGCCCATGTGTTCGTCGACTTCCCGCCCGACTGGAGCATCCGCCAGCTCGGCGACAGGGCGTTCGCGCAGGCCGGGCAGCGGCGGGAGGTCGAACTGGAGGTCAACGACGTCCACGGCCTTGTCGACCTCGTCCACCACAAGCTCGGTGTCGCGATCGTGCCGGAGTCGGTCGCCCGCAAGAAGAGCGCGGCAGGCCTCGCCGTCCGGCCGCTGCCCGGCGGCGTTGCGATCGACTGGGAGGTGGCGGTGGCGATCGGCGCCGGCGAACGGGCGGGTCCCGCGGCGCTGGAGCTGTGCCGCATCGCGAGAGCCCTGTGA
- a CDS encoding substrate-binding domain-containing protein has translation MKRIAAAATAVLALVAGCGGGETAGAGPIMGPSDAPVTLRVLAGSELLDLEPVLTQAGEATDVRIQLEPIGTLDGAEAVASGAAETDHDAIWFSSNRYLALQPGAQARLGTAIDIMSSPVVLGLRRPVAERLGWVGRPVTWAEIAAAAGARQFTYGMTDPSASNSGFSAVVAVATALVGAGSALTLEQAESTVPALRDFFAAQTLAAGSSGFLQEAFVRRATGADPGTPVDGLINYESVLQGMNAAGTLPEPLELIRPADGVVTGEYPFTVLAAASPEARDAHRRLAEYLRTPDVQREIAERTHRQPAVPGVVPTPSGTAVELPFPAQADVVEALLTSYFDKLRRPSRTIYVLDTSGSMAGDERIGALQRSLAGLAGADPSLTGQFRRFRGREQVTLLPFNTTPESPQTFTVAEENPAPDRQRIADAGAALLPGGDTAIYDSLQAAFRIAEQQSAADPDRFTSIVLMTDGENTSGADIAAFRAFVGSRPAVPVFCVLFGESSVEEMEEVARLTGGRTFDARTAPLAEVFKEIRGYV, from the coding sequence GTGAAGCGGATCGCCGCCGCTGCCACCGCGGTGCTCGCGCTCGTGGCCGGCTGCGGCGGCGGGGAGACCGCCGGAGCGGGGCCGATCATGGGCCCGTCCGACGCCCCCGTCACGTTGCGCGTGCTCGCGGGCAGCGAGCTCCTGGACCTCGAACCCGTCCTCACCCAGGCGGGCGAGGCCACCGACGTGCGGATCCAGCTCGAGCCCATCGGAACCCTCGACGGAGCCGAGGCAGTGGCGTCCGGCGCGGCGGAGACCGACCACGACGCGATCTGGTTCTCGTCCAACCGCTACCTCGCCCTGCAACCCGGGGCGCAGGCCCGGCTCGGCACCGCGATCGACATCATGTCCTCGCCGGTGGTGCTCGGCCTGCGGCGGCCGGTGGCCGAGCGGCTCGGCTGGGTCGGTCGCCCCGTCACGTGGGCGGAGATCGCGGCCGCTGCCGGTGCCCGGCAGTTCACGTACGGGATGACCGACCCGTCGGCGTCCAACTCGGGTTTCTCGGCGGTGGTCGCCGTGGCGACCGCGCTGGTCGGGGCCGGTTCGGCGCTCACGCTGGAACAGGCGGAGTCGACCGTGCCCGCGCTGCGCGACTTCTTCGCCGCCCAGACGCTCGCCGCGGGCTCGTCGGGCTTCCTTCAGGAGGCGTTCGTCCGGCGGGCCACCGGCGCCGACCCGGGCACCCCGGTCGACGGCCTGATCAACTACGAGTCGGTGCTGCAGGGGATGAATGCGGCCGGCACGCTCCCCGAGCCGCTCGAGCTGATCCGGCCCGCCGACGGGGTGGTCACGGGCGAGTACCCGTTCACGGTGCTCGCCGCCGCGTCGCCGGAGGCGCGCGACGCGCACCGCAGGCTCGCCGAGTACCTGCGCACGCCGGACGTGCAGCGCGAGATCGCCGAGCGCACCCACCGGCAGCCCGCGGTGCCCGGTGTCGTCCCCACGCCGTCGGGGACGGCCGTCGAGCTGCCGTTCCCGGCGCAGGCCGACGTCGTCGAGGCGCTGCTCACCAGCTACTTCGACAAGCTGCGCCGCCCCTCCCGCACGATCTACGTGCTGGACACGTCCGGCTCCATGGCGGGCGACGAGCGCATCGGCGCGCTCCAGCGCTCGCTCGCCGGGCTGGCCGGGGCGGACCCGTCGCTCACCGGGCAGTTCCGCCGGTTCCGGGGCCGGGAGCAGGTCACGCTGCTGCCGTTCAACACCACTCCCGAATCGCCGCAGACGTTCACGGTGGCCGAGGAGAACCCCGCCCCTGACCGGCAACGGATCGCCGACGCCGGAGCCGCGCTCCTGCCGGGCGGTGACACCGCGATCTACGACAGCCTGCAGGCGGCCTTCCGGATCGCGGAGCAGCAGAGCGCCGCCGACCCGGACCGGTTCACCTCGATCGTGCTGATGACCGACGGTGAGAACACCTCGGGCGCCGACATCGCGGCGTTCCGGGCGTTCGTCGGGTCCCGTCCCGCCGTACCGGTGTTCTGCGTGCTGTTCGGGGAGAGCAGCGTCGAGGAGATGGAGGAGGTAGCCCGGCTCACCGGAGGCCGTACGTTCGACGCGCGCACCGCTCCGCTCGCGGAGGTCTTCAAGGAGATCCGCGGGTATGTCTGA
- a CDS encoding polysaccharide lyase family 7 protein translates to MARHRSPGTRHAPPTQTYEQQSEQGDHARGARIPSHHSTVLVAVAIAAVIAVIGTMLSFTGALGPPSEEDVNLASRDLAVLPTPELPVPELLTPDPEPTTEAPAPTSEAPAEDKGDDKDGQEGGLGEAVARAARFPAQIIDASKWYLTLPTGSEGRPDTVDTKDLATYASKWFQLNDTKDGVVFTANAGGATTANSHYPRSELREMTGGENASWDGSSGTHTMEVDQAITKTPSTKPDVISAQIHGGDDDVMQIHLSGSSLTVKYADGDKDVVLDPAYKLGERFRVKIQSAAGTVKVWFNGALKASLPISGTGNYFKAGAYVNSNPEKGADPSDVGQVVIYGLKINHSA, encoded by the coding sequence GTGGCCCGGCACCGCTCCCCCGGAACGCGCCACGCGCCGCCCACTCAGACGTACGAACAGCAGTCTGAGCAGGGCGATCACGCGCGTGGTGCGCGTATCCCCTCGCACCACAGCACCGTCCTCGTCGCCGTCGCCATCGCGGCGGTGATCGCCGTCATCGGCACCATGCTCTCGTTCACGGGCGCGCTCGGCCCGCCGTCAGAGGAGGACGTCAACCTCGCGTCCCGCGACCTGGCGGTCCTCCCCACGCCGGAGCTGCCCGTCCCCGAGCTGCTGACCCCCGATCCCGAGCCGACCACCGAGGCGCCCGCCCCCACCTCCGAGGCTCCGGCCGAGGACAAGGGCGACGACAAGGACGGCCAGGAAGGCGGGCTCGGCGAGGCCGTGGCGCGCGCCGCCCGGTTCCCCGCGCAGATCATCGACGCCAGCAAGTGGTACCTCACGCTGCCCACCGGGTCCGAAGGCCGCCCCGACACCGTCGACACGAAGGACCTCGCCACCTACGCCAGCAAGTGGTTCCAGCTGAACGACACGAAGGACGGCGTCGTGTTCACCGCCAACGCGGGCGGCGCCACCACGGCGAACAGCCACTACCCGCGCTCCGAGCTGCGGGAGATGACGGGTGGCGAGAACGCGAGCTGGGACGGCAGTTCCGGCACGCACACGATGGAGGTCGACCAGGCCATCACCAAGACGCCCTCCACGAAGCCCGACGTCATCTCGGCTCAGATCCACGGCGGCGACGACGACGTCATGCAGATCCACCTTTCGGGCAGCAGCCTCACGGTGAAGTACGCCGACGGGGACAAGGACGTCGTGCTCGACCCCGCGTACAAGCTCGGCGAGCGGTTCCGCGTGAAGATCCAGTCGGCCGCGGGGACGGTGAAGGTCTGGTTCAACGGCGCGCTGAAGGCCAGCCTGCCCATCAGCGGGACCGGGAACTACTTCAAGGCCGGCGCCTACGTGAACTCCAACCCCGAGAAGGGCGCCGACCCCTCGGACGTGGGCCAGGTCGTGATCTACGGACTGAAGATCAACCACAGCGCCTAG